One genomic window of Heptranchias perlo isolate sHepPer1 chromosome 12, sHepPer1.hap1, whole genome shotgun sequence includes the following:
- the copb1 gene encoding coatomer subunit beta produces MTAAENVCYTLINVSLDSEPPNEISLKIDLEKGDVKTKTDALKKVIIMILNGEKLPGLLMTIIRFVLPLQDHTIKKLLLVFWEIVPKTTPDGKLLQEMILVCDAYRKDLQHPNEFIRGSTLRFLCKLKEPELLEPLMPAIRACLEHRHSYVRRNAVLAIYTIYRNFEHLIPDAPELIHDFLVNEKDASCKRNAFMMLIHADQDRALDYLSTCIDQVHTFGDILQLVIVELIYKVCHANPTERARFIRCIYNLLQSSSPAVKYEASGTLVTLSSAPTAIKAAAQCYIDLIIKESDNNVKLIVLDRLIELREHPTHERVLQDLVMDVLRVLTTPDLEVRKKTLQLALDLVSSRNVEELVIVLKKEVIKTNNVSEHEDTDKYRQLLVRTLHSCSVRFPDMAGNVIPVLMEFLSDNNEAAAADVLEFVREAIQRFDGLRPVIIEKMLEVFHAIKSVKIYRGALWILGEYCSSKDDIQSVMTEVRRSLGEIPIVESEIKKETGELKIEDDVQVIPTHKLVTEMGTYATQSALSTRPSKKEEDRPPLRGFLLDGDFFVAGALATTLTKIALRYVTLLQDKKKQNTFAAEAMLIMATILHLGKSSLPKKPITDDDVDRISLCLKVLSECSPLMSNIFNKECRKSLSQMLSAKLEEEKLSQKKESEKRNVMVQADDPISFMQLMAKNEMSSKEDQFQLSLLAAMGNTQRKEASDPLASKLSKVTQLTGFSDPVYAEAYVHVNQYDIVLDVLVVNQTSDTLQNCTLELATLGDLKLVEKPSPLTLAPHDFANIKANVKVASTENGIIFGNIVYDISGAASDRNCVVLSDIHIDIMDYIQPALCTDAEFRQMWAEFEWENKVTVNTNITDLNEYLQHILKSTNMKCLTPEKALSGYCGFMAANLYARSIFGEDALANVSIEKPVHLGPDASVTGHIRIRAKSQGMALSLGDKINLSQKKAKA; encoded by the exons AAAAGGGAGATGTGAAGACTAAGACTGATGCGTTGAAGAAGGTGATCATCATGATTCTGAATGGAGAGAAGCTCCCAGGGCTCCTGATGACGATCATTCGCTTTGTGTTGCCACTACAGGATCACACGATTAAAAAGTTGCTGCTTGTCTTTTGGGAGATTGTCCCCAAAACTACCCCtgatggcaagttgctgcaggagATGATTCTCGTGTGTGATGCCTACAGAAAG GACCTGCAACATCCAAATGAGTTTATTCGAGGGTCCACTCTGCGTTTTTTGTGCAAGCTGAAGGAGCCAGAGCTTTTAGAGCCACTGATGCCAGCCATACGTGCCTGCTTGGAACATCGCCACAGTTATGTACGCAGAAATGCTGTGCTGGCCATCTATACCATCTACAG gaaCTTTGAGCACCTTATTCCTGATGCTCCTGAGTTGATCCATGATTTCTTGGTGAATGAAAAAGATGCAAGTTGTAAACGGAATGCTTTCATGATGCTTATTCATGCAGATCAG GACCGAGCTCTGGATTACCTGAGTACTTGTATTGATCAAGTTCATACTTTTGGAGACATTCTGCAGCTGGTTATAGTTGAGCTGATTTATAAG GTGTGCCATGCCAATCCAACAGAGAGAGCCCGATTTATTCGCTGTATCTACAACTTACTCCAGTCTTCAAGCCCTGCAGTAAAATATGAAGCTTCTGGTACCTTAGTTACGCTCTCAAGTGCTCCAACAGCCATCAAG GCTGCTGCTCAGTGCTACATTGATTTGATTATTAAAGAGAGCGATAACAACGTGAAGCTAATTGTTCTAGATCGTCTGATTGAGCTTAGGGAGCACCCTACACATGAGAGGGTGCTGCAG GATTTGGTGATGGACGTCCTGCGAGTTCTGACCACTCCAGATTTGGAGGTACGCAAGAAGACCTTGCAGTTGGCACTAGATCTTGTATCTTCTCGTAATGTTGAAGAG CTTGTCATTGTTCTAAAGAAGGAAGTCATTAAAACAAATAATGTATCAGAACATGAGGACACCGACAAGTACCGACAGCTTCTGGTCAGAACATTACATTCATGCAGTGTCCGTTTTCCAGACATGGCTGGAAATGTTATCCCAGTG CTGATGGAATTCCTCAGTGACAATAACGAGGCAGCTGCTGCTGATGTTCTGGAGTTTGTGCGAGAAGCTATTCAGAGGTTTGATGGCCTTCGGCCAGTTATCATTGAGAAGATGCTGGAGGTCTTCCATGCCATCAAATCTGTCAA GATATACCGTGGAGCTCTTTGGATTTTGGGAGAATACTGTAGCTCTAAGGATGATATTCAGAGTGTAATGACTGAGGTTCGTCGGTCCTTAGGCGAG ATTCCGATAGTTGAGTCTGAGATAAAGAAAGAAACTGGTGAGCTGAAGATTGAAGATGATGTTCAGGTGATTCCAACACACAAACTTGTGACTGAGATGGGGACCTATGCAACTCAGAGTGCCCTTAGCACAAGACCTTCCAAAAAGGAAGAAGATAG ACCACCTCTGCGTGGATTCCTGCTGGATGGGGATTTCTTCGTGGCTGGTGCCCTTGCGACTACACTGACCAAGATAGCTCTGCGTTATGTGACGCTTCTGCAAGACAAGAAGAAACAGAAT ACCTTTGCTGCAGAGGCCATGCTGATCATGGCCACTATTTTACACCTTGGAAAATCATCACTCCCAAAGAAACCAATCACAGATGATGATGTGGACCGGATCTCGCTGTGCCTTAAGGTCCTGTCAGAGTGCTCCCCATTGATGAGCAATATTTTTAACAAAGAATGCAGGAAATCCCTCTCTCAAATGTTATCAGCCAAACTGGAAGAGGAGAAGCTTTCTCAGAAG AAAGAATCTGAAAAGAGAAATGTAATGGTGCAGGCAGACGATCCCATTTCCTTCATGCAGCTGATGGCCAAGAATGAGATGTCCTCTAAGGAAGATCAGTTTCAGCTCAGCTTATTGGCTGCAATGGGTAACACGCAACGAAAAGAAGCTTCTGATCCTTTGGCATCCAAGCTCAGCAAG GTCACGCAACTGACTGGCTTCTCTGATCCAGTGTATGCAGAAGCCTATGTACATGTTAATCAATATGATATTGTACTTGATGTACTTGTGGTCAATCAAACCAGTGACACGCTTCAGAACTGCACTCTGGAATTAGCTACGTTGG GTGATCTCAAACTGGTGGAGAAACCTTCACCTCTGACTCTTGCTCCTCATGATTTTGCTAACATTAAGGCCAATGTGAAAGTAGCTTCAACAGAAAATGGCATCATTTTTGGTAATATCG TGTACGATATATCTGGGGCAGCCAGTGACCGAAACTGCGTGGTACTTAGTGACATTCACATCGATATCATGGACTATATTCAGCCTGCCTTGTGCACTGATGCAGAGTTTCGTCAGATGTGGGCAGAGTTTGAATGGGAGAACAAG GTTACAGTTAACACGAACATTACTGATCTGAATGAATACTTGCAGCACATTCTTAAATCTACCAACATGAAGTGTTTGACTCCAGAGAAG gCTCTTTCTGGTTATTGTGGTTTTATGGCTGCCAACCTCTATGCTCGGTCCATATTTGGAGAAGATGCACTTGCAAATGTTAGCATAGAGAAACCAGTTCACCTTGGACCAGATGCTTCTGTGACTGGTCACATACGCATTCGGGCAAAGAGTCAG